TGGTAGACTGGTACTATATAATAGTGTAATTAATctgcaaaataataaataactgaaGCTTTAAAATGGATAGTCTGGCATAAGAATAGTAATAATCACATTCAGAATTTAGTAGAGTAAAAGCAGAAAACGGCGTAGTACTAgtaaaagtaattaagtaaataTTTCAGCAGCACTAGTGCCACCCATGGCCCCTTTTAGACACGCCCCTGACTGCAGCACTGGTCCAGTAGTACTAAAGTCTATTATAATCCAAACCAACCTTATGGGCTTCTAACAGTAGGGGGAGACAAACGTTTTTCAGTACAACCACAGGACAGCCActtctgctctttttctttttttttttttcagcaggaTTTTTAACCGGGTTATTAACAGTTAACCCTTTAACCTGGTTAAGTTCTAGGTCTCACTTAGTAGCTATTATATCTGTTTATTTTTGCCCCCTACCCCTTGCTGAAAAATGATGATATGAATTTGTGTAgctgaattattttttttctttttcttttttaatctctttaCCAGGGCACAGCACTGCTGTTCCTTCCAAGTGGCTTGAAGCTCTTTGCAGTCTTTTACACACTAGGGAATATTGCAGCTCTTGCCAGGTAAGTCCAGTTTAATTTTAAGTGTTACTGGTATTGTACTGTATTATCATCAGCATTTTGTCATCAGTATGACACACTGCaagaaagcaacaaaaaaaaagtcatcttAAAGGTTATATTGTCACTCATGGCTGGAGTATCTTGTCACAGTCATAATTCTttaagaggtgtgtgtgtgtgtgtgtgtgtgtaagtaacATTGTCCTTGTGTTCATTCATAACCTGCTGCTCTGTGTTTGCAACACTGTGCCTGAAGAACTATGAGATGTTTTCAGCTCATAATGAATGACATTGTTACATATTGTCAGTATGAGTTATACAGTTTGATGCAACAAAGCAAGTAATCTAATCTTGGTGAAAgcattgtcatttattaaagttGTCACGCCTGTGCAGCTCTGATAGCCATTTTTAGGTTTTCAAAATCTGAACCCAAGGATGAACTGAATAAATCTTTTGTGCTGTTGAGTATGTAAGAACGCACTTTGTACAACTTTTAGTGTTTGAAACTCAAAGacctctaaagtctttgagttTCACCATCATCAGTCATAAATACAGATTTGTAGACACATTTTATTACAGCAAACTTGCGCTGTGCTTTCAGACCTCTTATCAAATTTGTACCCATTTTATTTGAATTCTATTTCTTCAGTTAATATTTACTCTCAATCCTTGAAACACTACAGAGTTTGCTGCTGAGAGTATACAAACTAAAACTATTGGGAGCAGGTCATTGGTGTGGGGCTGCCTTGTTTTTACTGATTCTTTTACCAGCATCATATTTGAAGTATAATGTAGATTCTCTGCTGATATTGTAAACGTATAAGTAGACCAGTTTAAACTTTCAATGCTTTAGTTATCAGTTTAGGAGTGAAAACCAGTACAGAAAATGTACTCAGCCATAAAATAATTGACTGGAGTTAGaatgtttattttactgctCTGTATGCTAAATCACCAGATTAATGATTTTCTACAGCATTCATCTTTCATATTTTACTGGTGTTTACATAGATGTTCTTTATAGATTGTTAATCACCTAAAGTCTCTAGAGTGGGTGGCATTTTCTCTCGCAGAAGATTCTTAAGATCTGTGAAACACCCCTTTTAGATTGGTCAGATCCTGCCAACATCACTCCTTTCATGTGAACATGCAGGGGAAACCCTGGGTTAATTTAGTGAGTTGGAGAACTAGCTTCTTTTGACCACTTATCCTGAACGCCAATGTTAGGGTAAATGAATCCAGATAACCTGGTTATGTTGCACTCACCCAGGAATCTGTGAGTCCTTACTGACACTGTTATAATTATTCCTTATTTTGAGGCCATGAATATTATTCTTCTaactgttaaattaaaaaaaactgcggTGAAAAGCTGGAATGCATAGGAGCTGTCAGCGGAGGTCTGCAAAAGAGCTGCATCAAAGTGTTGTGCAGTTACGTAGGCAAGGTGTACATCAGGTTCTGACATAAGTTAATTCGTAGAGCTTCAGAGGGGTTTGCAGTTTACATCCTACCTACAGGATAGGATTCCCACAGAGACGAGCAGGGGCAGCATAGCTGTGTGTCTCCTCTAGAGTCTTTTTTAAATAGGAGGATGTGAGTAAATGAGCTCCTTCTTTGTATAGGAGCAAACAGCTGTTTTCTTTCCTGTCACAGGGAACCAAACTTGCAAAGTGTGGTTAAAACTTTAGTTTTACTTATTCGGTACCAGTTTATAAATGGATCATCTTGGGGACCTTCACATAGTTAAGTCAAGACTTTCCAGTAGAGAGAAATCTAAACTAACCCCCTTCTTAAAAATCACCAGCAATGTAGGCGAAAAAAACTCAATATAAAGTTCAAGATTAGAAATGTATCTTTATAGATGTCACCAGATCTACAACATTTAGATTTGTATTTGTAGGTGAACTAAGGTCTAAATCTTACAGTAATGTCTTTGACTTCTTTTGACAGACACTGAACGCTTGATTTGGTGATTGTTATCAGACTGTACAGTCTCTGTTTTCAGGTATTAAATATCCAGAAGGTTAGATGCATCAAGAAACTAGGTCACCTTCTTCATAGCTCAGGTTAACAGTCCAGTGCAAAAGAGTATCATATTATTTTACAGAGCTTAACCTACTTTATAAAAACGGTATGCTGCTGGTTTCTTCTTGACGGCCACAGGTATGAAAACAGGAGGCACTATGTGCTGTGTTTTAATGACAAAAGAACACAATTATGTAACACAACAAAAGCTCAATTTAGCTTAAACTCTGATTTCAAATGTCTATTCAGTGATCTGCCAAAATCTTAACACCTAATGTGTTAAAATTACGTGATCAGTTTTACAGTCAGCGACACACTCTTTTAGGTGCCAGATCTTTTTCCCAGCATGTGCGCCAATCATTAGTGTCTTTGACACtctgaggagagaaaaaaaagcctcCCTCTCAACAGACCAGCAGAGAGAGCCTGCGTCAGCCCACATTACTCTTGTGTCTCATCTAACAGATGTGACGCTCCACGGACTCCCTCTGCCCACTCAGCTCAGCTGAGCCCAAAGCTGCGTGCCTCGTCAGTGGGGAAAGCCTTTGTCTTGTTAAATTCACTGACGTAACACATGCATCATGTAGGAGGTCTTAAGTGTTGGGaatgaaacatttaaactgTAATTATTGCCACATGTAGTCCAAATTTGATTTTGTTGGTCACGTTTTTCAGATGTTACTCATACTGTGCTGTATGCGGTCAGTGTATTACTCATGTTGTGGGGAACCAGTTTGTTTACAAAAGGGATCTGTCCCATTCTTGTGAATTTAGTTTGGGACTTCCCTGAGATTGTGGGGGGGcgggggttgttttgtttttttaacccttcagtatttatacatttgtttgttttgtcaacTTTTTCTATCAACGTTTTAGGCTTGGACGGTTACATGTACTGCTTTTCCACTGCAGACACATCTCTGCCCATTTACTCTTTTCAGTGAGCAGCTGCCCATCAGTTAACAACTACAGTTGTTACTACCAAAGCCTCATAACCCCCAAAATGCAATTCAAGATGGCTGTGAAAGCAACTACATATTTATTGTATTCAGCCTCTGCTGCACTGCAGAAAATCACTGGGGAGGGGAAATGACTACTTAATGCTATGAAGgcaaattataattataataatgattCATAATTCGAGAGTATCTGTGGAGCATGGCCACCTGATGGGCAGTTATCTGGTTTACGTTTTGTAGTCCACTTGTTGGCAAAGTTCCATTGGCCAATTACTTATCAGCAAGCCTCAGTGAATGCAGGTATACAGTGCTTAAGGACCACACTTACATAATCAAAACAATCAGCTATCATGTGACATGAGCTATCAGTTTTTACTCATCTGTAGTTGTAATTGTTGACCAAACTGGAAGTCTTAAAGTAGAGTGGTTAAACTGGAAGTCCTGATAAACTGACGCTGCCTTTGGAGGCAAATGCAGATGAGCCAGTGTGACTGTTGCAGTGGAAGGCTTGAAACtgagctttttgtttgttttcttagcTTAAACTTCTATATTGTTCAAAAGTGATGCGTTGAGGGTGTGAAGTTTTTCCTCTGCTTGTTTGACAACCACAGCTATAACAGACCTGTTTACTGAGCTTAATCCATCTACTTTTTTTATTGTTCTCCCAAAGCACCTGCTTCCTAATGGGACCACTAAAACAGTTGAAGCGCATGTTTGAACCAACACGACTGATAGCAACCATTGTTGTGCTGGTAAATACTGTGTTTTACTATTTTGACTTAGATTATGCAAGGCACTGCACTTCCACTTACAGTAGTTGGTGGTTTATGAGTAACGTAACTTAACAACACATTTCACCTTGACAGTGTGGATGTTTTCTTGAgtaacatttaaatgttttgggggttttgtttgttttttttacgtTGTTTTTCTGATAGGTTGAAAATAAATAGAGAGAAATTAAAACTGAACTTTGTACAAGCAAGCAAAAAGTTTATGCAAGCTGATCTCTCCTTTCTTCTTACAGCTCTGCCTGGTCTTAACgctttgttcagtgttttgggTAAGTATGTTTCAATACAAACAAATCAGTTTGCAGTTATTAATTTAAAGTAGTgttattaaaattgttttttttattgacttTACAGTGGGGTAAAAAGGGACTGGCCATAATCTTCTGTATTCTGCAGTTTCTGGCAATGACGTGGTAAGGATGACTTAGTAGTCTAAACCATTTCAGTACAGTTTGTTCATTATTCACACCTACAGTGATCAGCCTCAGACCACTGACACTTGCAATGAATAACTCATTAACATCCAACAGTTTGCTTAGAAACCCTAGCTCTTATTTTATGTTATACTTATGTTGAAATCGCAACATAAGTttattttatagtatttgtagaTACATCTGTAAGTGAGCCACATATTTGGCTAAAAGTGTAAAGGCGAATACACTTAATTTTAGCCAAGCTATACTGGATTTTATTGTTCAGGGCAAAATGATAGCAAGCACAATCCAAGTATATTGATTAAATTGGTTTACCCTAGTTTGCCAGAGCAGACAGTGACATCTGTTTGAAATGCAGGTTACAATTAAAGGTGTTGTAATAAGACTGATGGGCAAGAGGCCATGCCTGATTGTAGGTCAGCGTATGTTTGCCCTGTAAAGAAGAAGGCAGGATCGTGTAGTGCTATTTAGCTGTGGGGTTTGGGCAGACAGGCATGGATTGTTTACACACAACACGAAGTGGCTGCCAGCTCTCTGTGGAgtcattactataatgaaaactACATGTGAACAGTCCAGGGAGAATACATGGCACCTATTAGTCCTTAATTAGTTATCTGTTCTTATGCTAAGTGTGTAACACAAAGAGCTAAACAACCCATCTTTCACTTATAAGTTATAgtgttttaaaaactgtgacTTTATAATGTCTATTTACAATGTCCACaatttcttttgtcatttaactGCATGTCCTTTACTCAAATGTtttaaagcagtttttttttcttcttctttttagttcctttttacatttaaaatcttCATAAGTCATGAATCTTTTTCGTCTGAGGGTAATGTTATTTTTACTAGAGCATTTTATAATATTTGGCCTTTTTAGTTTGCAGAGCTTAAAAGAAGTTTTCAGTAATTTTGCAAACGGATGAATTGCTTAAGTTTTTTAGCCTGTTGTTAAATTGACTTAAATGTATATCAAGCTTACAAGCTATTTGAGCTTTTATTTGACATCCACACAGTCAGTGGAATTAAGCTTAACCTTAGTCGTGAATGAATGATATGGATTAGCCTGTCAGTAATTTGTACGTTCACTTATTTGAACATATTTGCACAGCAGTAACAAAAGACAGTGTGTGTGACTGCATGGAAAAACAAGCCAGTAGGAACTATGGAGGAAGGGAATAGCCTGTGTCAGCCTTACAATCACACTGCTTTTACACCTACATGTCGTACATTCATTTCCGCTCTGCCTGCGTTCTCAAAGGCATCACCATGGAAACCACAAGTCACACATCCAGAACTCCTTCTTAACAGACTGGGGCATAGTGCACTCCCACGCAGCCACTCAGACGTCTGTGCGAAGGTGGTTCCGTAATAAGACGTCGCCACTGACCCGCACAGATGGGGTCAAAGTCCAGTCCTTGGGCTGAATTCTGTGAAATGACCATATGATCCTCAACCACAACTGACTGTCACAAGCTCAGGATAGTTACAATGGTTTTGTTATTAAACATCCTTCTTTGCTCTAACTAAATTAAGATAGTCAGAAGATTCACGTGTAAAAGTGTGTTACACTGCTTGTTATATTTGTTACAGCTCTGCTTAAGACAGATGGGGATTCTTGTCGTTATGCTTGTCGGTATGCTCATGTTTGCGCTCTAGTTGATTATTTAACAGTGTCAGTGCATTCctcacatatttaaaatacatcaCTGGTTTCATCAGGAATCTATTAAGCTGAACCTTAGCCGTGATCATTTCCTGGATAgggttctgtgtttgtttcagaaGTGTGCCTGCTACCTTTCTGTCCACAATTATTTGTACAAAGATTACAGTATGTCCAATTAATGTACAATTACATTTTGTTAATCACTGCTAAgtgatattttttgttttgttttttttgtctgtcccatttggttcttttgcaatcagaattgttgtctaaaggcaaagaaagatgcccaacggatttactttaccaaatggaccatcccagccttgccttattggtctatttgattcacctttgctttgattgtttattttattttcatttgctgaacacggcacagacttgactggggaaaagaaaagagagaaagaaagggggaAAGGAAAAGAGCGGGGAAGAGGGACTGTGATAAAACTGCTAAGTGATATAAAAGAACCTTTGTCATAAGCATTATCGTATCAGATTTCAGTTCCTGGAAAGATTTAAAAAGGAATTTACAGGACAACTAGTTCAACGTATTTTGTTGTAGTGgccttaaataataaaataaatgtaaacattgaatcaaatttaaaatgagttaagggacacattcattcattcttcatCAGTAGGTGAATACTAATGCAAAGGACTTTAAATACAGGTAATCTGCTTAAACTGGTACATGACATGCACAGTTCATTCGTAATTAGTATCTTCTTCTACAATCAATATCTGTCCTAAAAATATCCCACCATCACCAGTATTTTCCCTCATCCTTTTGTGTGTTTCTTCTCTTTCAGGTATAGCATCTCTTATATTCCATTTGCCAGGTAAGATGACAGGATTATACTTTGCAAGCTTTGCCTTGATATATGGATATGTGCTCGTACTCTCTGGCGTGCATGACCCTTCaatgaaaacatgttttgttttttttgttttttatttacgtCTTTCTCTTGTTTGCGTCCACCATATGGCTCTAATCCCCCAGTACGATCAGTGTAGGCTCTTGGTGTCAAACAAATGGCAGCCTGTTGTTTTCACACCCTCCATGCTTTAGTGCTGTGACATCATTGCTAAATCCATAATAT
This is a stretch of genomic DNA from Maylandia zebra isolate NMK-2024a linkage group LG13, Mzebra_GT3a, whole genome shotgun sequence. It encodes these proteins:
- the sft2d1 gene encoding vesicle transport protein SFT2A gives rise to the protein MDKLRRVLSGREDNEELGLTAQVLDASTLSYSTRVKWFVICFAGGILCSILGTALLFLPSGLKLFAVFYTLGNIAALASTCFLMGPLKQLKRMFEPTRLIATIVVLLCLVLTLCSVFWWGKKGLAIIFCILQFLAMTWYSISYIPFARDAVIKCFTTCLS